A single window of Vibrio stylophorae DNA harbors:
- a CDS encoding YbaB/EbfC family nucleoid-associated protein, whose protein sequence is MFGKGGMGNLMKQAQQMQERMQKLQEEIANMEVVGESGAGLVKVTITGSHSVRRVEIDESLLEDDKEMLEDLIAAAFNDAARRVEETQKEKMGAITGGMGLPAGFKMPF, encoded by the coding sequence ATGTTTGGTAAAGGTGGTATGGGTAACCTAATGAAGCAAGCGCAACAAATGCAAGAGCGCATGCAAAAGCTTCAAGAAGAGATTGCCAATATGGAAGTTGTGGGTGAGTCAGGTGCGGGTCTTGTTAAAGTGACCATTACCGGTAGCCACAGCGTTCGCCGCGTTGAGATTGATGAAAGCTTGCTTGAAGATGACAAAGAGATGCTTGAAGATCTAATCGCTGCAGCCTTTAACGATGCAGCGCGCCGTGTTGAAGAAACCCAAAAAGAAAAAATGGGTGCAATCACTGGCGGTATGGGCCTGCCAGCTGGCTTTAAAATGCCATTCTAA
- the recR gene encoding recombination mediator RecR, producing the protein MRSSPLLSQLMEALRCLPGVGPKSAQRMAFHLLQRDRSGGLKLADALQQAMTEIGHCQTCRTFTELEQCAICSNSKRGESAQLCVVESAADIAAVEMTGQYSGRYFVLNGHLSPIDGIGPSDIGLDLLSERLANERISEVILATNPTVEGETTAHYIADLCRQYEVTATRIAHGVPIGGELDLVDGTTLSHSFAGRHRLS; encoded by the coding sequence ATGCGCAGTAGCCCATTATTAAGTCAACTGATGGAAGCGCTGCGCTGTTTGCCTGGGGTTGGTCCCAAGTCAGCACAGCGCATGGCCTTTCATCTTTTGCAGCGTGATCGTAGCGGTGGTTTAAAGCTCGCAGATGCGTTGCAACAAGCGATGACAGAAATAGGTCATTGCCAAACTTGCCGAACCTTTACTGAGCTTGAGCAGTGTGCCATTTGCAGTAACAGCAAACGTGGTGAAAGCGCGCAGCTTTGCGTGGTGGAAAGCGCGGCTGATATTGCAGCGGTGGAGATGACAGGCCAATATTCTGGCCGTTATTTTGTGCTCAATGGGCACCTCTCGCCGATTGATGGTATTGGTCCTTCGGATATCGGTTTGGATCTGCTGTCTGAGCGCTTGGCCAATGAAAGGATTAGCGAAGTGATTTTAGCCACCAACCCAACGGTGGAAGGTGAAACCACGGCGCACTATATTGCCGATCTCTGCCGTCAATATGAGGTCACGGCAACACGTATTGCCCATGGCGTTCCCATCGGTGGTGAGCTTGATTTGGTCGACGGCACCACCTTGTCGCACTCCTTTGCAGGGCGACATCGTTTGTCTTAG
- the htpG gene encoding molecular chaperone HtpG: MSEQAQAVNNQETRGFQSEVKQLLHLMIHSLYSNKEIFLRELISNASDAADKLRFQALSNPNIYNGDGELRVRLSVDADKGTLTISDNGIGMTREDAISHLGTIAKSGTADFFAKLGQDESKDSQLIGQFGVGFYSAFIVADKVVVRSRSVDVAADQGVQWESQGEGDYTVATITKETRGTEIELHLRDDEKEFLDEWRLRSIVGKYSDHISIPVEILTPERDDEGKETGESKWEMINKAQALWTRNKADISDEEFKEFYKHISHDFAEPLKWSLNRVEGKQDYTSLLYIPSKAPWDLFNRDQKQGLKLYVQRVFIMDDAEQFMPSYLRFTRGLIDSNDLPLNVSREILQDNKVTQALRGACTKRVLSMLERMANNEPEQYATFWKEFGLVLKEGPAEDHSNREKIASLLRFASTHNDDNSQNVSLSAYLERAKEGQDKIYYITADSYAAAKNSPHLEQFKAKGIEVLLLSDRIDEWMMSYLPEFDGKAFQSISKADIDLGQFDSEEEKAQHKEAEETFASVLERTKTYLGDRVKDVRTTFKLSNTPAIVVTDGEEMTTQMAKLMAAVGQQAPEVKYIFELNPEHALIKQMADEADEVRFGRWVEMLLGQALLAEKGSLEDPSQFLAAMNQLLETA, encoded by the coding sequence ATGAGCGAACAAGCGCAAGCGGTTAACAACCAAGAAACCCGTGGCTTTCAATCTGAAGTGAAGCAGTTGCTGCACTTGATGATTCATTCTCTTTATTCCAACAAAGAGATCTTTTTGCGTGAGCTGATTTCAAACGCCTCAGATGCGGCGGATAAATTACGTTTTCAAGCGCTTTCAAACCCTAATATCTACAACGGTGACGGCGAGCTGCGCGTTCGTTTGTCTGTGGATGCAGATAAAGGCACCTTGACCATTAGCGATAATGGTATCGGCATGACCCGCGAAGATGCGATTTCTCATCTAGGTACCATTGCCAAATCAGGAACGGCTGACTTTTTTGCTAAATTGGGTCAAGACGAAAGCAAAGACTCACAACTGATTGGTCAGTTTGGTGTGGGTTTCTACTCAGCCTTTATCGTTGCCGATAAAGTGGTAGTTCGTTCACGCTCTGTGGATGTTGCCGCAGACCAAGGGGTTCAGTGGGAATCACAAGGCGAAGGTGATTACACCGTTGCCACCATTACCAAAGAAACCCGTGGTACCGAAATCGAATTGCATTTGCGTGATGATGAAAAAGAGTTTTTGGACGAATGGCGTCTGCGCTCTATCGTTGGCAAATACTCTGATCATATCTCGATTCCGGTGGAAATCTTGACCCCTGAGCGTGATGACGAAGGGAAAGAAACCGGCGAGTCAAAATGGGAGATGATCAACAAAGCGCAAGCCCTTTGGACACGTAACAAAGCGGATATCAGCGACGAAGAGTTTAAAGAGTTCTATAAGCACATCAGCCATGATTTTGCTGAGCCGCTGAAATGGAGCCTTAACCGCGTTGAAGGTAAACAAGACTACACCAGCTTGTTGTATATTCCGTCTAAAGCGCCTTGGGATCTCTTTAACCGCGATCAAAAGCAGGGTTTGAAACTGTATGTTCAGCGCGTCTTTATCATGGATGATGCTGAGCAGTTTATGCCAAGTTACCTGCGCTTTACCCGTGGTTTGATTGACTCAAACGATTTGCCATTGAACGTGTCGCGCGAAATTTTGCAAGACAACAAAGTGACACAAGCGCTGCGTGGTGCCTGCACCAAACGTGTGCTTAGCATGCTTGAGCGCATGGCCAACAATGAGCCAGAGCAATACGCGACCTTCTGGAAAGAGTTTGGTCTGGTGCTTAAAGAAGGTCCTGCGGAAGATCACAGCAATCGCGAGAAAATTGCGAGTCTGCTTCGTTTTGCATCAACACATAACGATGACAATAGCCAGAACGTATCGCTGTCTGCTTATCTTGAGCGCGCGAAAGAAGGCCAAGATAAGATCTACTACATCACAGCAGATAGCTATGCCGCTGCGAAAAACAGCCCACACTTGGAGCAGTTTAAAGCCAAAGGCATTGAAGTCTTGCTGCTTTCCGATCGCATCGATGAGTGGATGATGAGCTACTTGCCTGAGTTTGATGGCAAAGCATTCCAATCAATCAGCAAAGCCGATATCGATCTGGGTCAGTTTGATAGCGAAGAGGAAAAAGCGCAGCACAAAGAAGCTGAAGAGACTTTTGCTTCTGTGCTTGAGCGCACCAAAACCTATTTGGGCGATCGCGTGAAAGATGTGCGTACCACCTTTAAACTATCAAACACCCCTGCGATTGTGGTGACCGATGGCGAAGAGATGACCACGCAAATGGCTAAATTGATGGCGGCTGTGGGTCAGCAAGCGCCTGAGGTGAAATACATCTTCGAACTGAACCCTGAGCACGCACTGATCAAACAGATGGCTGATGAAGCGGATGAAGTTCGCTTTGGTCGCTGGGTTGAGATGTTGCTGGGCCAAGCGCTTCTTGCGGAAAAAGGTTCGCTTGAGGACCCATCGCAGTTCTTGGCGGCGATGAACCAGCTGCTTGAAACAGCTTAA
- the adk gene encoding adenylate kinase gives MRIILLGAPGAGKGTQAQFIMDKYGIPQISTGDMLRAAIKAGTELGLKAKAVIDAGQLVSDDIILGLVKERIAQEDCAKGFLLDGFPRTLPQADGLKEIGVDIDYVLEFDVADAVIVERMAGRRAHLPSGRTYHVVYNPPKVEGKDDVTGEDLVVRDDDKEETVRARLGVYHDQTKPLIAYYGKAAEAGETKYFKLDGTQTVEAVSQELAKILG, from the coding sequence ATGCGCATCATTCTGCTCGGTGCACCAGGCGCCGGTAAAGGAACACAAGCACAATTTATTATGGACAAATACGGTATTCCACAAATCTCCACAGGCGATATGCTTCGTGCGGCGATTAAAGCGGGTACTGAGCTTGGTCTGAAAGCAAAAGCTGTGATTGATGCAGGTCAGCTTGTTTCTGACGACATCATTCTTGGTCTTGTAAAAGAGCGTATCGCACAAGAAGATTGTGCAAAAGGCTTCCTATTGGATGGTTTCCCACGCACTTTGCCACAAGCTGATGGCCTAAAAGAGATCGGTGTTGATATCGATTACGTGCTTGAGTTTGACGTTGCTGATGCAGTGATCGTTGAGCGTATGGCTGGTCGTCGTGCGCACCTTCCTTCAGGTCGTACTTACCACGTGGTTTACAACCCACCAAAAGTGGAAGGTAAAGATGACGTGACTGGCGAAGATCTTGTTGTTCGTGATGACGACAAAGAAGAAACTGTACGTGCACGTCTTGGTGTTTACCATGACCAAACCAAACCGCTCATCGCTTACTACGGTAAAGCAGCTGAAGCTGGCGAAACCAAGTACTTCAAATTGGATGGTACACAAACTGTTGAAGCAGTAAGCCAAGAGCTTGCTAAAATCTTGGGTTAA
- the hemH gene encoding ferrochelatase: MSNSQHAISTASFAKSKQHQVGVLVMNLGTPKTPDTAGVKAFLKDFLSDGRVVDVNPWLWQPLLRGVILPTRSPKVAKLYQSIWLESGSPLQVYSDAITQGLSERLDVPCALAMTYGEPTVNQALDQLLAAGCERIVVLPLYPQYSSTTTAAAFDALAEGLKQRFFVPHLHFIERYFDHDAYVQALAQSVREHWQQHGQGEYLLCSYHGIPVRYAESGDPYGEQCEQTTQLLGQALGLKPEQIGMSYQSKFGRDPWLEPATDDRLAQLAQSGVGHVDVITPAFSCDCLETLEEINIQSRECFLEAGGHGFGFIPCLNAEKQHIDALAQIVNDCL; encoded by the coding sequence ATGAGCAATTCTCAACACGCTATTTCCACTGCATCATTTGCCAAATCAAAACAACACCAAGTCGGGGTGTTAGTGATGAATCTTGGCACACCCAAAACACCAGATACAGCGGGCGTAAAAGCCTTTTTAAAAGATTTTTTAAGTGATGGTCGAGTCGTAGATGTGAACCCTTGGCTATGGCAACCACTGCTACGCGGTGTAATTTTGCCCACCCGCTCACCGAAAGTGGCCAAGCTTTATCAAAGTATTTGGCTTGAATCTGGTTCTCCACTGCAGGTTTATTCTGATGCCATTACCCAAGGTTTATCAGAACGATTAGACGTGCCTTGCGCGCTAGCGATGACCTATGGCGAGCCCACAGTCAATCAAGCGCTGGATCAACTATTAGCCGCTGGGTGTGAGCGCATTGTGGTGTTACCGCTTTACCCACAATATTCATCGACTACCACTGCGGCTGCTTTTGATGCGCTGGCTGAAGGTTTAAAGCAGCGCTTTTTTGTGCCGCATCTGCACTTTATTGAGCGCTATTTTGACCACGATGCTTATGTGCAAGCGCTGGCACAAAGTGTGCGTGAGCACTGGCAGCAGCACGGTCAAGGTGAGTACCTACTTTGCTCCTATCATGGTATTCCGGTGCGTTACGCTGAATCTGGCGATCCCTATGGCGAGCAATGTGAGCAAACTACGCAGCTTCTGGGGCAAGCATTGGGCTTAAAGCCCGAACAAATTGGTATGAGTTATCAGTCGAAATTTGGTCGTGATCCATGGCTTGAGCCGGCCACCGATGATCGATTGGCACAACTGGCGCAATCTGGTGTGGGTCATGTGGATGTGATCACCCCAGCGTTTAGTTGCGATTGCTTGGAAACACTAGAAGAGATCAATATTCAAAGTCGTGAATGTTTTCTCGAAGCAGGGGGCCATGGCTTTGGATTTATTCCTTGTTTAAATGCTGAGAAGCAACATATCGACGCGCTTGCACAAATCGTAAACGATTGCCTTTAA
- a CDS encoding inosine/guanosine kinase, with product MKFPGQRKSKHYFPVHARDPLVTPVAEETRRKPRSHIVGIDQTLVDIEAKVDDDFLERYGLHKGASLVIDDERAEALYQELREQELISHEFAGGTIGNTMHNYSVLADDKSYLLGVMSQDIEIGCYAYRYLCNTSSRVDLNHLQAVKGPIGRCFALISEDGERTFAINEGQMNQLHPDNIPESIFANASALVLTAYLVRCKPGDPMPDATMRAIEFAKKHNVPVVLTLGTKFVIEENPQWWRDFLAEHVTVVAMNEDEALALTGESDPLLAADKALEWVDLVLCTAGPVGLYMAGYTDETMKRETSLPLLPGNIAEFNRYEFSRPMRKDDCEEPTRVYSHIAPYMGGPERIKNTNGAGDGALSAVLHDMAANRYHRAAVPNSSKHQQACLTYSSFSQVCKYANRVSYQVLAQHSPRLSRGLPEREDSLEEAYWER from the coding sequence ATGAAATTTCCAGGCCAGCGCAAGTCCAAGCACTATTTCCCGGTTCACGCTCGTGATCCGCTCGTGACTCCAGTTGCAGAGGAGACACGTCGTAAACCTCGTAGCCACATTGTGGGTATCGATCAAACCTTGGTGGATATTGAAGCCAAGGTCGATGATGACTTTTTAGAGCGTTATGGCCTTCATAAAGGCGCCTCTTTGGTGATTGATGATGAGCGTGCTGAAGCGCTTTATCAAGAGCTGCGCGAACAAGAGCTGATTAGCCATGAATTTGCAGGTGGCACCATTGGTAACACCATGCACAACTACTCAGTGCTTGCGGATGATAAATCATACCTACTGGGTGTGATGAGCCAAGATATTGAGATTGGCTGCTACGCCTATCGTTATTTGTGTAACACCTCATCGCGTGTAGATTTAAACCATCTACAAGCGGTAAAAGGTCCTATTGGTCGCTGTTTTGCGCTGATCTCGGAAGATGGTGAACGTACCTTCGCGATCAACGAAGGTCAGATGAACCAACTGCATCCAGATAATATTCCTGAGTCCATTTTTGCCAATGCATCAGCGTTGGTTTTGACGGCTTATTTAGTGCGTTGTAAGCCTGGCGATCCAATGCCAGATGCAACCATGCGCGCCATTGAGTTTGCCAAAAAACACAATGTACCTGTGGTGTTGACCCTAGGTACGAAATTCGTGATTGAGGAAAATCCACAATGGTGGCGTGATTTTCTTGCTGAGCACGTTACTGTGGTGGCAATGAATGAAGATGAAGCGCTGGCATTGACGGGTGAGTCTGATCCACTATTGGCCGCAGATAAAGCGCTCGAGTGGGTAGATTTGGTGCTTTGCACTGCAGGTCCTGTGGGTTTGTATATGGCCGGTTATACCGATGAAACCATGAAGCGTGAAACCAGTTTGCCATTGCTTCCAGGGAATATTGCTGAGTTCAATCGCTACGAATTTAGCCGTCCAATGCGTAAAGATGATTGTGAAGAGCCAACCCGCGTTTATTCACATATCGCACCATATATGGGTGGTCCTGAGCGTATTAAAAACACCAATGGTGCAGGTGATGGCGCATTGTCAGCTGTGCTTCATGATATGGCGGCAAACCGCTACCATCGTGCGGCAGTGCCAAATTCAAGCAAGCATCAGCAAGCCTGTTTGACCTATTCTTCTTTCTCTCAGGTTTGTAAGTACGCCAACCGTGTGAGCTATCAAGTATTGGCGCAGCATTCACCGCGTCTATCTCGTGGCTTACCTGAGCGCGAAGATAGCCTAGAAGAAGCCTACTGGGAACGTTAA
- a CDS encoding sugar O-acetyltransferase, whose amino-acid sequence MSNKLSDFSVHIPIDLALCEKQDRTKDLLHDYNHARPSERQKKRDILTQLLGRYQGETIVQPFYCDLGENIHFQGGGFLNTNVTILDLAPVHLGAYVQIGPNVVISTAGHPFDMAERVLPIALGNPITIGDHVWIGAGAIILDGVTIGDRSVIGAGSIVNQDIPADSIAVGQPCRVIRRIEHSEMPNEQELDAMWRPILERE is encoded by the coding sequence GTGAGCAATAAACTATCTGATTTTTCTGTACATATTCCCATTGATCTTGCGCTTTGCGAAAAGCAGGATCGCACCAAGGATCTGCTGCATGACTATAATCATGCTCGCCCCTCTGAGCGTCAGAAAAAACGTGACATTTTGACCCAGCTGCTTGGTCGGTATCAGGGTGAAACAATCGTTCAACCCTTTTATTGCGATTTGGGTGAGAACATTCACTTTCAAGGTGGTGGCTTTTTAAATACCAATGTCACCATTCTCGATTTAGCACCAGTGCATTTGGGCGCTTACGTGCAAATTGGTCCCAATGTGGTGATTAGCACCGCAGGCCATCCTTTTGATATGGCAGAACGGGTGCTTCCCATCGCGCTGGGTAATCCAATCACTATCGGTGATCACGTTTGGATTGGCGCTGGTGCGATTATTTTAGATGGGGTGACCATCGGCGATCGCAGCGTCATTGGGGCAGGGAGTATTGTCAATCAAGATATTCCCGCAGATTCCATTGCGGTTGGCCAACCTTGTCGGGTGATTCGACGCATTGAGCATAGTGAGATGCCCAATGAACAGGAATTGGATGCGATGTGGCGGCCCATCCTTGAGCGTGAGTAA
- the dinB gene encoding DNA polymerase IV: MHRVSKQRKIIHIDMDCFYAAVEMRDHPQWRNRPLAVGGKSSQRGVISTCNYEARQFGVRSAMSTAKAMQLCSHLLVVPGRMDVYKQVSQQIHRIFSRYTELIEPLSLDEAYLDVTDCSAFQGSATRIAEAIRQEIQATTQLTASAGVSSLKFVAKIASDLNKPNGLCVIKPDELDAFIAKLPLEKIPGVGKVTIEKLHEHGLYLGQDVRDSDRIELLSRFGKLGQSLWQRAHGIDERPVVNTRTRKSVGVERTLNQNISSRAECELILNQLIPELERRMQRHTQVDQIARQGVKLKFADFQQTTVEHIQASYDPARFYTLLQEALTRQNGREIRLIGVSVGLKDKAAIEQLQFDWA; encoded by the coding sequence GTGCATCGCGTGAGCAAACAGCGCAAGATCATTCATATTGATATGGACTGCTTTTATGCTGCAGTGGAGATGCGCGATCATCCACAGTGGCGCAATCGACCATTGGCGGTCGGGGGTAAAAGTAGTCAACGCGGGGTGATTTCAACCTGTAACTATGAAGCGCGTCAATTTGGCGTGCGCTCAGCCATGTCGACCGCCAAAGCGATGCAGCTTTGCTCTCATCTGCTAGTGGTCCCTGGGCGTATGGATGTTTATAAGCAAGTCTCGCAGCAAATCCATCGTATTTTTTCTCGTTATACCGAGTTGATTGAGCCGCTTTCTTTGGATGAGGCCTATCTCGATGTGACCGATTGTAGCGCCTTTCAAGGCTCAGCCACGCGCATTGCAGAAGCGATTCGCCAAGAGATTCAAGCTACGACTCAGCTAACGGCCTCAGCGGGGGTCTCGTCACTGAAATTTGTCGCTAAAATTGCCTCAGATCTCAATAAACCTAATGGCTTATGCGTAATAAAGCCTGATGAGTTGGATGCCTTTATCGCAAAATTACCGCTGGAGAAAATTCCCGGTGTGGGCAAGGTGACCATTGAAAAGCTGCACGAACATGGCTTGTATTTGGGCCAAGATGTGCGCGATAGCGATCGCATTGAGCTGTTAAGTCGCTTTGGCAAACTAGGGCAGTCATTGTGGCAGCGCGCGCATGGTATTGATGAGCGGCCTGTGGTGAATACACGTACGCGAAAATCGGTTGGGGTGGAGCGAACGCTCAATCAAAATATCAGTAGTCGCGCTGAATGTGAGCTGATTTTAAACCAGCTGATACCCGAGCTTGAGCGGCGAATGCAGCGTCATACACAGGTGGATCAAATCGCTCGCCAAGGGGTGAAACTTAAGTTCGCTGATTTTCAACAAACCACGGTGGAGCACATTCAAGCCAGTTATGATCCCGCACGCTTTTATACTTTATTACAAGAGGCGCTGACGCGGCAAAATGGCCGTGAGATTCGCCTCATTGGGGTGAGTGTGGGGTTAAAAGATAAAGCGGCGATTGAGCAGCTGCAATTTGATTGGGCCTAG
- a CDS encoding beta-N-acetylhexosaminidase, giving the protein MFKYSIIAASVAIALSGCSAFSNSEQQVVNELADQLDIQYTVNTNHGANEGIDCQNLGAEWASCNQVTMTLTNDGDAVDSKDWAIYFHSIRLILDVDNDQFKITRITGDLHKLEPTDKFDGFAAGEVVEIPLVGEYWQLFDTDFLPGAFVTAPNAEPKLIASLNTEDVASFVHGLEGNNLKRTPDDNNTFATASSRFDKNADVALEDVRDALIPTPMEVVAGQGEISIANGIALPTNIFAAEQLDALNARANVVGVNVHGDLPVQITIVPENFKADMAKSGAYTLAITDKGIQIQAVDQAGAFYAVQSIFGLIDSQNATSLPQITIKDAPRFEYRGVMVDVARNFHSKDAILALLDQMAAYKLNKLHLHLTDDEGWRLQIPGLPELTDVGGQRCFDLKEQNCLLPQLGSGPSSDNFGSGYFSKADYIDILKYAKARNIEVIPEIDMPAHARSAVVSMEARYNRLMAEGKEAAANEYRLMDPQDTSNVTTVQFYDKHSFINPCMDSSKRFVDKVITEVAAMHKEAGMPLTTWHFGGDEAKNIKLGAGFQDINSKDGVAWKGNIDLSKQDKPFAQSPQCQMLINNGTVSDFAHLPSHFAEEVSKIVADKGIANFQAWQDGLKYSDGGAKDFDTKNTRVNFWDVLYWGGTASVYEWANKGYDVIVSNPDYVYMDMPYEVDPQERGYYWATRATDTRKMFGFAPENMPQNAETSVDRDGNGFSGKGTVEAQPFYGLSAQLWSETVRTDEQFEYMVFPRVLAAAERAWHRADWENDYQVGVEYNQNTQLVNKNKLNADWTRFANIMGQRELAKLEKSGIDYRLPVPGAKVENGILMMNVQFPGVALQYSLDGKNWTTYQDQARPAVSGDVWVRSVSASGKQTSRVTQVK; this is encoded by the coding sequence ATGTTTAAATATTCAATCATCGCGGCATCTGTTGCTATCGCGCTTTCTGGCTGCTCTGCTTTTTCAAATTCAGAGCAACAAGTGGTGAACGAGCTTGCTGATCAACTCGATATTCAATACACAGTGAACACCAACCATGGTGCCAATGAAGGCATTGATTGCCAAAACCTTGGCGCTGAGTGGGCATCCTGTAACCAAGTCACCATGACGCTCACCAATGACGGTGACGCTGTTGATAGCAAAGATTGGGCAATCTACTTTCACAGCATTCGTCTGATTTTGGATGTCGATAATGACCAGTTCAAAATCACCCGCATTACCGGTGACCTCCATAAACTCGAACCCACAGATAAATTCGATGGCTTTGCAGCAGGCGAAGTGGTTGAGATTCCGCTAGTCGGCGAATACTGGCAGCTATTTGATACCGACTTCTTACCGGGCGCTTTTGTGACTGCGCCAAATGCAGAACCAAAACTGATTGCCTCACTCAACACCGAAGATGTCGCCAGCTTTGTTCATGGCCTTGAAGGCAATAACCTCAAGCGTACCCCTGATGACAACAATACCTTTGCGACCGCAAGTAGTCGTTTTGATAAAAACGCCGATGTGGCGCTAGAAGATGTACGTGATGCACTGATTCCAACACCAATGGAAGTGGTGGCTGGCCAAGGCGAAATCAGCATTGCCAATGGTATTGCACTGCCAACCAATATTTTTGCTGCAGAACAACTCGACGCCCTCAATGCGCGCGCCAATGTGGTTGGCGTCAATGTTCACGGTGATCTGCCTGTGCAAATCACAATTGTTCCCGAGAACTTTAAAGCTGACATGGCAAAATCTGGCGCTTACACCCTAGCGATCACCGACAAAGGCATTCAAATTCAAGCCGTTGACCAAGCTGGTGCTTTCTATGCGGTGCAATCAATCTTTGGCCTGATTGATAGCCAAAATGCTACGTCACTACCACAAATCACCATCAAAGATGCACCACGTTTTGAATACCGTGGGGTGATGGTGGATGTCGCGCGCAACTTCCACTCTAAAGACGCTATCTTGGCCCTACTTGACCAAATGGCGGCTTACAAACTGAATAAACTGCACCTGCACCTCACCGATGATGAAGGCTGGCGCTTGCAAATCCCAGGTCTGCCTGAACTCACCGACGTTGGCGGTCAGCGCTGCTTTGATCTGAAAGAGCAAAACTGCTTGCTGCCACAGCTAGGCTCAGGCCCAAGCAGTGATAACTTTGGCTCAGGCTACTTTAGCAAAGCCGATTACATCGATATTTTGAAATATGCTAAAGCGCGTAATATCGAAGTGATTCCAGAGATCGATATGCCAGCGCACGCACGCTCTGCTGTGGTATCCATGGAAGCGCGTTACAACCGTTTGATGGCTGAAGGTAAGGAAGCGGCGGCAAACGAATACCGCTTGATGGATCCACAGGACACTTCAAACGTCACCACAGTACAGTTCTACGATAAGCACAGCTTTATCAACCCATGCATGGACTCCTCTAAACGCTTTGTCGATAAAGTGATCACTGAGGTTGCAGCAATGCACAAAGAAGCCGGCATGCCACTAACCACTTGGCACTTTGGTGGCGATGAAGCGAAAAACATCAAACTTGGTGCAGGCTTCCAAGACATCAACAGCAAAGATGGCGTGGCATGGAAAGGCAATATTGATCTCAGCAAACAAGACAAGCCATTTGCGCAATCGCCTCAGTGCCAAATGCTCATTAACAACGGTACTGTTTCTGATTTTGCCCACCTACCAAGTCATTTTGCTGAAGAGGTTTCAAAAATCGTCGCAGACAAAGGCATTGCCAACTTCCAAGCATGGCAAGATGGTCTGAAATATAGTGATGGTGGCGCTAAGGATTTTGATACCAAAAACACCCGCGTGAATTTCTGGGATGTGCTCTACTGGGGTGGTACTGCATCAGTTTATGAGTGGGCGAACAAAGGCTACGACGTGATCGTATCAAACCCTGACTACGTCTACATGGATATGCCTTATGAAGTGGATCCACAAGAGCGTGGTTACTACTGGGCAACTCGCGCCACCGATACCCGTAAGATGTTTGGGTTTGCGCCTGAAAACATGCCACAAAACGCGGAAACATCAGTCGACCGTGATGGCAACGGTTTTAGCGGTAAAGGCACCGTTGAAGCACAACCATTCTATGGTCTATCAGCGCAGCTTTGGTCTGAAACCGTGCGTACCGACGAGCAATTTGAGTATATGGTCTTCCCACGCGTACTTGCTGCCGCTGAGCGTGCTTGGCACCGCGCGGATTGGGAAAACGACTACCAAGTCGGTGTGGAGTACAACCAAAATACTCAGCTCGTCAACAAAAACAAACTCAATGCTGACTGGACCCGTTTTGCCAACATCATGGGCCAACGTGAATTGGCGAAACTGGAAAAATCAGGCATCGACTATCGCTTGCCAGTCCCAGGTGCCAAAGTGGAAAACGGCATACTCATGATGAACGTCCAATTCCCAGGCGTGGCACTGCAATACTCACTGGATGGTAAAAACTGGACAACTTATCAAGACCAAGCGCGTCCAGCCGTTTCAGGTGATGTTTGGGTTCGCTCTGTTTCTGCCAGCGGCAAACAGACTAGCCGTGTGACGCAAGTGAAGTAA